The following proteins come from a genomic window of Dreissena polymorpha isolate Duluth1 chromosome 1, UMN_Dpol_1.0, whole genome shotgun sequence:
- the LOC127836806 gene encoding ras-related and estrogen-regulated growth inhibitor-like yields MKEQDMTSNGGKNKAVESKICILGGPGVGKSALVVRFLTRRFIWEYDPTLECTYKHQTTIDDEPVALEILDTAGQEWTLHREGHVRWADGFVLVYAVNDRNSFEEVANIKQSLDEIKKTNVQCVLVGNKIDLLHEVRVPYTEGERLANDWACAFFETSASDGGDEIYELFHELHREIRRRKLLETKPRRRSSAHQMRNVFTKMFKTQTSKVSSPS; encoded by the exons ATGAAAGAACAGGACATGACTTCTAATGGTGGAAAAAACAAGGCGGTGGAAAGTAAAATATGTATCCTAGGGGGCCCCGGGGTGGGGAAATCAG ctCTTGTAGTTCGGTTTCTCACGAGGCGATTTATCTGGGAGTACGACCCAACTCTTG AATGCACATACAAACACCAGACGACAATCGACGACGAGCCCGTTGCTTTGGAGATATTGGACACCGCGGGGCAG GAATGGACACTTCACAGAGAGGGTCACGTGCGATGGGCTGACGGATTCGTGCTGGTATACGCCGTTAACGACAGGAACAGCTTTGAAGAAGTAGCAAACATTAAACAGAGCTTGGATGAAATAAAAAAGACTAATGTACAATGCGTTCTCGTTGGTAATAAAATTGACCTTCTTCACGAGGTGCGCGTGCCATACACAGAAGGTGAAAGATTAGCGAATGACTGGGCATGCGCGTTTTTTGAGACTTCGGCTTCCGATGGAGGAGACGAAATTTACGAACTTTTCCACGAACTTCATCGAGAAATTCGCCGACGTAAATTGTTAGAAACTAAACCAAGACGACGAAGCTCCGCCCATCAAATGAGAAATGTTTTTACTAAAATGTTTAAGACTCAAACTAGCAAAGTTTCGAGCCCTAGCTAA